The DNA window TGCATACCGGTGTGGATGACAAACTGCGTCGCGCACTGGTGATGCAGGACGTTGGCCCTTTCAAAATGCCGCTGGCCAAAGCTGCCAGCAGTCAGTACCGCGACTGGCTGACGCAGATGAACCTGCCGCCCTTCGATGTCTCCGGCATGGAACTGGAGCTGGCCGCGCACAATGACGGCGCACATTTCACGCGACACACCGATACGCAGACAGTCATGGGGCAGGGTTCGCATCGGGCGTTGAGCGCCGTGTACTACTTTCATCGCGAACCGAAGAATTTTAGCGGCGGCCAACTGCGCCTGTTCTCCGCGAATGACGATACCTACACGGACATTGAACCCACACAAAACACGCTGGCGATCTTTCCCTCGTTTGTGCCGCACCAGGTCATGCCCATTGCATGCCCGTCACAGGACTTCGCCGACTCGCGTTTCGCCATCAACTGCTGGCTGCATGTACGCACACGCGCTGCAACAGTTTGATCGTATCGACAACCTATAATTCGCGCATGTACACACCACAGGCTGGCATCTTTGCCCTTGGCACTTCTTCGCACGCGTATCTGGAATTTGACCTGCTGGACACGCAGCACCACGCTGCATTCGCATCGAAGATCGCGGCTATTCGCGAACCACGCACCACCACCGGTGGCGTGAACTTTGTCATCGGCATTCGTCCAGAGCTATGGCGCACGCTGATGCCCGGTGACATGCCCGCAGACGTTCACGGCTTCAACGAAGACCTGCGCGGCGTGGAGAACTTCATCATGCCTGCAACACAACATGATGCGCTGGTATGGCTTTCCGGCAGCGCGTATGACGTGTTGTTTGATATGGCGCGCACTGTAGTCAACGACTTCGCCGATGTCGCCAAGCTCTCAGAAGAAACTGCAAGCTGGCCCTACCGTCACGACCGCGACCTTACCGGATTCATTGACGGTTCAGAGAACCCATCGCTGCTGGAAGCACCCGCCGATGCATTGATTGCAGGGGGCCAGCCCGGCGCCGCAGGTTCCGTGTTGTTGCTGCAGAAGTGGCAGCACAACACCGCTGCATGGGAAGCGCTGCCCGTGCATCAGCAGGAACTAACCATGGGCCGCACCAAGGCAGACAGTACCGAGCTGGAAGACAAGCCGGAATACTCGCATGTGGCGCGCACGGATCAGGACACCTTCGGCAACATCTTCCGCCGCAACATGCCTTATGGCGGCGTGCAGAAGCACGGCACCATGTTCGTTGGATTCAGCGCAGAACAGCAGCGCCTGCAAAAGATGCTGGAAAGTATGGCCGGCCTGGTCAACGGCACACGCGATGCGCTTA is part of the Terriglobus sp. RCC_193 genome and encodes:
- a CDS encoding 2OG-Fe(II) oxygenase, whose product is MPQAPHLVVPNFLSAEDHSNLLRWTLENESSFVAARVHTGVDDKLRRALVMQDVGPFKMPLAKAASSQYRDWLTQMNLPPFDVSGMELELAAHNDGAHFTRHTDTQTVMGQGSHRALSAVYYFHREPKNFSGGQLRLFSANDDTYTDIEPTQNTLAIFPSFVPHQVMPIACPSQDFADSRFAINCWLHVRTRAATV
- a CDS encoding Dyp-type peroxidase, translating into MYTPQAGIFALGTSSHAYLEFDLLDTQHHAAFASKIAAIREPRTTTGGVNFVIGIRPELWRTLMPGDMPADVHGFNEDLRGVENFIMPATQHDALVWLSGSAYDVLFDMARTVVNDFADVAKLSEETASWPYRHDRDLTGFIDGSENPSLLEAPADALIAGGQPGAAGSVLLLQKWQHNTAAWEALPVHQQELTMGRTKADSTELEDKPEYSHVARTDQDTFGNIFRRNMPYGGVQKHGTMFVGFSAEQQRLQKMLESMAGLVNGTRDALTRYTAPITGSYYFVPSVESLAKLG